agttgacttgaaatttttgttccgataagtcgtacgttgtcactcgacttatgtcccggttttgaTTTTTCGAaaaccctttcgtacgctgagaaaactagtacttttcgtttcgtgactcgtacctttgtcaaaatataaacttaaattatccataaattatatcactcaaagtgtatcttaaactttcgagtgttttggtcatttacttctataaatcattgtcttgctatttattaaaatacattttaaaatcatttgaaattgttatatcgcatattgtttacacatttaaacttaaattcatgtaattcatttatgtgtcatcgtttatttctcaaacgttctaattaacataactaaatattaattgaatcaataaccgaatgttattattgttttcaaataacctgaagctatatattcataaatatatattcaatatacttaaacacgttctaaatatacgttgcaagttgttcatagattttattctaacagttaatattccttattattgtatgtgtccaaattacgttatttaaacaaacactttaccattaattccgaataccgttaaacatgaatgatttcccaaatcaacgtggaccttacaacagagacccgtaataatattataatccttaaggaactcagtaaatatcttttaattcaatcgtttagcataatcttttaacttcatagttaaatatatcaatcagataatcaaaccaataaggttaatgcacattatcatttacataacactttgttacgttttcaagttatagtatatgtatctatttacatataattgttcgcgaatcattgagaacaatcgacaggtaattgaatagttcaagaattttgagatttaacttcatagactttgcttatcgtgtcggaaacgttaaagattaagtttaaatttgatcagaaatttttgggtcatcacacaatagtattatacgggttatatatttatggTGAGATAAAATTTTAGAAATTTGATTAGCGCCTCAATGGTTAGGGGAGGTGATGGGTTCGTGAGAGGCCTGGGTTCGAGTCCTGCCTGCGCCACAAAATTTTTTTTTAGCCTTAAGGTagcatttctattattaatattattattattattattattattattattattattattattattattattattattattattattattattattattatcatcatcgtcatcatcattatggttattattagGATCATGAAGAATTTTAAGTATTATATTTTGATTAGAAATGTTAAGATTATTaatcaaagtttataaatacaaatgataattaagatataatttaaatgaaatattattattattattattggtattatcattatcattagtattattattaatactatctttattaacaaaattattatcattaaagttattgatattattataattaataattaattttattattattattattattattataataataataataattattattattattattattattattattattattattattattattattattattattaagtattaagtattattatcaaaactattattttcattatcattattattaaacttaccatttttattaaaaactactgttattattaaaagtatcaattttattaaaatttatcattttattattattattattgttattattattattactttcatattaacaaaattattataacaaataaatattttctatatagagTATAATTATTACAACTATCGTAGAATTATATAttagaattatttatataaatatttacatataacaaattattgaattttaatataatattaatcatatgtatataaaaccatataaatattaactatatatacaaattaaatatataagattataatctaagatataatatataaattgttcgattcccagtatatgtgttaatatatatatataaatgatataggttcgtgaattcaaagtcaactctgcattgttcagtatcgtcgtatgcatatttttactacaaaatatcgtatcgtgagttcatttgctcccttttactctttacatttttgggactgagaatacatgcgctgtttttataaatgctttattaaatacttttgaaatatattttgaactgctaatatatgaaatgtttttataaatgtttgacgagatagacacaagtaaaacattcctcgaatgaattattatgcagacagaagttctgtggattattattgaattaggtggacatgataattgcaaccaattgatgaatatattttcccctgattattattgcttggtaacctaagaattagaattgggtatggccctaatccacgcgaatcctaaaggtctaccgggtttaacacccccacccagaatgttcactagacggaagagctagtgggcgtggtgtttagtacttcgaggtttatatattatacagacgagatgttctgttttggggatattattgatgcgcattatatgttaaggtcggttaccaagccaagctatgaaagcaaagtgaatgttatgtatcgagagaatgattttatacacaggttatgtgtatgttatttttgtgcacgagatatgtgtacggttatttaaaaatcgcgaggtaacctacgggggagaaaaggatacgaacctactctgctaagcattatgaaaaatggttttgtacacgagataggtgtactgtatttaaatcttgtggtttatcaaaatgatgaattttattgcttatgataaacttatgaactcaccaaccttttggttgacacttgaaagcatgtttattctcaggtatgaaagaaatcttccgctgtgcatttgctcattttagagacattacttggagtcattcatgatatttcaaaagacgttgcattcgagtcgttgagttcatcaagattattgttaagtcaattatagttggatatattatgaaatggtatgcatgccgtcaactttcgatgtaaagaaagtttgtcttttaaaaatgaatgcaatgtttgtaaaatatatcatatagaggtcaagtacctcgcgatgaaatcaactattgtgaatcatttataatgtatatgaacgggtcctttcaagaccATTCACTATCTTATAGTGAAATAGTCCGTTAAAGAGCTTGGCGCATGTTACAATTTTAACATAGATTAGCATGGTTGCGTTAAATGACCGCCAGTTACACTTGCAACTAggaatgacaatggatcggatgTAGATCGGGTGatgccatatccatatccatatccatttaattttgtttcatccatatccatatccatatccatttaatttttgttcatctatccatatccatatccgatggattaAGTGAGTTGATGGATATCCATTGGATTTTCAAGAAATGATATACGTATTATTTTCTTATTATGTATTGAAAACAAAATCGTAATATAACAAAAGTAAATATAGCAGGACAAATTTAAATCCTTCCACCAGAACGTGTAATTTTCTTCGAATATATAACACGATTTATTAAGTTTACTACGGAGTATTAAACATAGAATTAACATATACGGAGTATTATGACAAATACATATAtccatatttatgtatttgtatataaatttcgggtgtaatggatatatccatggatgtaaatttttcatccatattcatatccatttaagttcatccatatccgtattcatatccatttaaataATCCATATCCATTAAGAATCGGACGGATCGGGTGAATATCTAGTGGATCGGGTGACCATTGTCATCTAGGGATGAGCACGGTACGGAACCGGTACCGAACTGTACCGGAACCGAAAAGTACCGGTACCGAATTTACCCAATTTCGAATACCGATACCGTACCGTTTTTCCAATACCGGTACCGGTTCGGTACCGGTAATTTTCGGTATTTTACCTGTTAGTACCGAATTTTTACTGCAAAAAATATGGACTTCAAACAACATAATTCATAAAAAAACAGCATCAAGAGGATCACTAAAACAGCAAAAACCGCAACATTTAAACAAAATTCAGCAACATTTTTACAAAATTTTAACTAAATTCAGCAACATTTTAACAAAATTCAGCAACATTTTAACAGCAAAAACAGCAAACAGCAACAATAGgcgatggttttttttttttttttgatgatacCGTGTGACTGTCTGTACGTGTTAAACAATTTTCAAGTAACCAAGCGGCCTTTTCATATTCCAATAAACCAGCGGCCTTTTAAAATATGGGTAATGAAATCGGTACTAATACGGGAATTTTCCGGTACCGCATCTTTTGTACCGATACCGAAAAGCCAAAAAAACTGGAACCGGAACCGGTCCCGTTTACCATTCGGTCCGGTAAAACGGTACCGGTACCGGGACGGTACCGGTACGGGATCGGGAAATTGGTACTTCTGCTCATCCCTATTGTCATCCCTACTTGCAATGGGTGCTTAAAGGATTAATTTGGATCCCAAAtgcttttttattttgtaatttttgtTTGATAACTTGTTCATTTTATATTGTAAGTACTTCAAGTATTATTTAGCAAAAGATAGAAAATGTTTAATTAAAGAAatgttagattttttttttttttttttactaatatgacGCTGATATATAATTGAGAAAAACTAAGTAGTGTTACGATAAAGAAGTAGTCTAATGTAAATTGTAATGTGTAATATACTAAAGATCACTTATATAGTGTACTAAAATCAAATAAAATGTTGTTATTCACGGACCGGGTTTTATAGGAAGCATGTGATGTGattcaaaaatcaaaataaaattaaaaaaacttAAATCTCCCTCTTTAAAATATCATAACCGCCCCTATTTTTTATGTGTATATAAACCCTACTCCCAATTCTCCTGAAAAAACACACACATTCCATTTCTTTGTATCTATATCCCAAAACTCTAACAAAATCATGAGAGAAATCCTCCACATTCAAGGTGGTCAATGCGGCAATCAGATCGGAGCTAAGTTCTGGGAGGTCGTTTGCGCCGAGCATGGCATCGATTCCACCGGTCGTTACTCCGGCGACCAGGATCTTCAACTTGAGCGCGTGAACGTCTACTACAATGAAGCTAGTTGTGGTAGGTTTGTTCCACGCGCAATTCTCATGGACCTTGAGCCAGGTACCATGGACAGTGTCCGATCTGGACCGTACGGTCAGATCTTCAGACCTGATAACTTTGTGTTTGGCCAGTCCGGTGCCGGAAATAATTGGGCGAAAGGTCATTATACTGAAGGAGCGGAGTTAATTGATTCTGTTCTCGATGTTGTGCGTAAGGAAGCTGAAAATTGTGATTGCCTTCAAGGTATATGTATTGATATGACTAGGTTTTGATTAGATTATATGGAtgcatgatttgatgatgaaatgAAATTAGCGTTTTAATTACTGTGTTGTTATGATTTTACGGTTGGAAAACTAGGGTTTTATATGTAGATCTGGTACTGTTTGATATGGTTTTATTGATTAGCTCTATTGATTTAGTTGACAGTTGTTAATTTATGCTGAATTTGTAGTTATTGTGTATTGAGTTATGAATTTATATTTTAGACTTAATAATGATTCTTTTTTATAATTGTGTAAAATGAAGTTCAAAATTGTATATAAGAATGAATACAGGACTAGTTTGATTTTGATATAGTGCTGGTTTTACTGGAAAATGATTTACATATTCAATGGTTAACTGCCTTGTAGAGCCTAAATCGACTTTCAAGACTTTAAAACCCATGAATATTGATTATACCATTATAAtggtgactttttttttttttttttttttttttttttttttttttgccggagTTCCTAACGGAAGCAATCTCATACATTGAAATTTAAAACCTACCGTTGGTGATATCAATTTCCATTTTCCGGTTACACGAACATTTTAGTTTAATAAGCTGATAGTATGATAGTATCACACATGGTATTAAAATACTTAGATCTAGAAACACATGATGTTGTCACTTTGTTATTAGCACTTGAAACCAACTTATGCAATTATATTTTATGTACTGTATAAAGTCTTCAATATAGATATTCTTATTGTATTGGTTAGTGAATCAACTTCCATATTAAAGTATTGATTGATGATTGATATTAGTGTGTGAACTGACTGTTTGATGGTGTGATATGTGTGTATTTGGGTAACAGGTTTTCAAGTATGCCATTCGCTCGGAGGAGGAACAGGGTCCGGAATGGGGACTTTGTTGATATCCAAGATAAGGGAGGAGTATCCTGACCGAATGATGCTCACTTTCTCAGTTTTTCCATCACCCAAGGTCTCTGATACTGTGGTCGAACCATACAATGCAACGTTATCGGTGCATCAGCttgttgaaaatgctgatgaatgCATGGTTCTTGACAATGAGGCTCTCTATGATATCTGTTTTCGTACTCTCAAGCTCACTACTCCCAGCTGTAAGACCATCTTCTCAAATCTCAATATAGTTCTAAATGTTACAGTTATAATTCATTAATAGAACTTTAATCAATTATTGTGTGTTCATGATGCATTTAGTCACACTGTACTTGAATTTGTTGGCTGTGACACATGAACTATTATTAAATTTATATGCTCTTTAAGTTGTGACACATGAATTTGTTAGTTTGTTTGGTAGTATAAGTTAAATCGGAGTAATAAATAATGCCGTTGGGATAGTTTGTGTTAATTAGATTTGAAGTTGTGAATTGTCATGTGGTACTTGGTCAAAGCTGTTTTGTGGTCATCAAGTCATGTGAGTTGGCAAATTTCAGCCTTTCACGTGGTTACTTTACTTGATATTACCAGGCTTACACGAAATCCAAAAAGAAAAAATATACTTTCCAATCTTAATAAAGTAGAGTAGATAAGGGGTTTGTActctgaaagaaaaaaaaaaaaaaaataattttaattattTGAATTTTAAATAGTGAAGTATTTCAAATTTTAAATATTTCATACTGTACTTCATTATTCAAATAATCCAATGCAAAATAAGTTGTATATCTGTATTTACTTTAAATAATATCTTCAACTTCAATCTtcaatttaattttattattattattatttattttattttatttatttattatatctacttTTGTATTCTTTGTTCAATTTCACTGGTTGCTCATATTATCCACTCAGGAAGGGACAGCTTCATACAGATCTGTCTTAATGGAAACGTTTAGGTGTTACTTTATAAAAGGACAAATTTTTAAATTCAGTTTCTATATTGTTGGAAAACCTACCATATTTAGAAAGACTGACCTTCAGTTACAAGTTACAACCAAAAAAAATCCTGACAGTAGATTGGTAAAATAcatgtttttttcttttttatgaTATAACCACATTACCATTGTCatatgatttttatatttatatttatttattatataataataatgatataataattacTTTTGTTATTGTTACTTTTACACAGTTGGAGATTTGAATCACTTAATCTCTGCTACCATGAGTGGTGTCACTTGCTGTCTCCGCTTCCCGGGTCAACTAAACTCAGATCTTCGCAAGCTTGCAGTCAACTTGATCCCATTCCCTCGGCTCCACTTCTTCATGGTTGGCTTTGCACCCTTAACATCTCGTGGGTCCCAGCAATACCGAGCCTTAACCGTACCCGAACTCACTCAACAAATGTGGGATGCTAAGAACATGATGTGTGCAGCTGATCCTCGCCATGGCCGCTACCTTACTGCATCAGCAATGTTCCGTGGTAAAATGAGCACAAAGGAGGTTGACGAACAGATGATTAATGTACAAAACAAGAACTCATCTTACTTTGTTGAGTGGATTCCTAACAATGTGAAGTCAACTGTGTGTGACATTCCACCAACTGGTCTGAAAATGGCTTCCACTTTTATTGGAAACTCGACTTCAATTCAGGAGATGTTTAGGCGTGTGAGTGAACAATTCACGGCTATGTTTAGAAGGAAGGCGTTTTTGCATTGGTACACGGGTGAAGGAATGGATGAGATGGAATTTACAGAAGCCGAAAGCAACATGAACGATCTTGTCTCTGAGTATCAACAGTATCAAGATGCGACCGCTGATGAGGAAGGTGAGTACGAGGAAGATGAGGAAGTGTACGAGGAAGAAGCTTAAATAATAAAATGGTGGTTTAGGGTTTTTGTGTCTTTTAGATTATTATGCTGTCTTAGTATATGGTTTGTTGGATTTGGTTGGTTGGTGATTGAACTTTATGAGTTAGTGTTGAGTGCTGCTTTCTTAAATGTTGATGTTTGAGACTTTGAGTTGGTGTGCTAAGTGGGTCAAAATGCTAATGAATAATTAGTAAACTCTTAAACATTCAAGtacaataaatatatattaaaagcaGGTTACCCACATTTTATGTGTTGAGCTGTTTTATACTCTTATCATTTGTCATTAGCTGTTACGGGGAATGGGGTTTGAAGTTTGAACATTTTAGTTTGCTTCATCTATGTGTTTTGTTTGTAATGTGTTTTCTAATTACGAGCTTTGCCTGTCTTGTCGTCATACGTTGCGGATTGTTTTGTCCATTGATGAAGTTCCTAGTTTATATAAGGTTCGTTTTCGCCCAAAACATAAAACAAAATAATAAGTAGAGCTAATAGATTTGTTAAGCTCTAGAAAATTAACTAATGCTTAAAAGACATTTGACCGTGTTAATTGGGAATTTTTGAACGATGTAATGCTTCAAATGAACTTCTCAAAAAAATGGAGGGATTGGTTACATGTCTGTCTATCATCGGGGAGGGCATCCGTCTTAATCAGGGGAAGTCCTACTCGGGAATTCTCTCTTGAAAAAGGTCTAAGACAAGGGGATCCATTATCCCCATTTCTCTTCAATATCGTTGGTGAAGCGAAGTGTAGCTCTAAAGGAAGCTACCATCAAAGGTATTTTCAAAGGCGCTTCAATAGGTGCAAGGCGGGTTGCTTTGACTCACATACAATACGCGGATGATTGTCTGTTTTTTGGCGAATGGTCTCCCTCAAACATAGAAAATCTTATCCACGTCGTCTCCTG
The window above is part of the Rutidosis leptorrhynchoides isolate AG116_Rl617_1_P2 chromosome 1, CSIRO_AGI_Rlap_v1, whole genome shotgun sequence genome. Proteins encoded here:
- the LOC139863205 gene encoding tubulin beta-1 chain-like; this translates as MREILHIQGGQCGNQIGAKFWEVVCAEHGIDSTGRYSGDQDLQLERVNVYYNEASCGRFVPRAILMDLEPGTMDSVRSGPYGQIFRPDNFVFGQSGAGNNWAKGHYTEGAELIDSVLDVVRKEAENCDCLQGFQVCHSLGGGTGSGMGTLLISKIREEYPDRMMLTFSVFPSPKVSDTVVEPYNATLSVHQLVENADECMVLDNEALYDICFRTLKLTTPSFGDLNHLISATMSGVTCCLRFPGQLNSDLRKLAVNLIPFPRLHFFMVGFAPLTSRGSQQYRALTVPELTQQMWDAKNMMCAADPRHGRYLTASAMFRGKMSTKEVDEQMINVQNKNSSYFVEWIPNNVKSTVCDIPPTGLKMASTFIGNSTSIQEMFRRVSEQFTAMFRRKAFLHWYTGEGMDEMEFTEAESNMNDLVSEYQQYQDATADEEGEYEEDEEVYEEEA